Proteins co-encoded in one Dyella japonica A8 genomic window:
- a CDS encoding aminodeoxychorismate synthase component I: MTLFHRRTLHGRRDLLAPAAAFPERYPGLLQSVTHGTPQSRYDILFAFPQETLALLADGRLVDGQGHPREGRFLDALDDAWRAERLPREASIDLPFHGGWLLLLAYELVGEIESRLRLRSSDVLPTAMALRCPAAVIVDHARGCTVLVAEEGSQSLLDVMEADLAASVDVPALPAPDACEEDTPTLFLDGVARIHEHLHAGDIFQVNLSRAWRAHYATPPTPAQLYQSLRQANPAPFAGLFQQPNWAVVSSSPERLVEVRNGLAQTRPIAGTRPRTPGDDDVERIRELSTHPKERAEHVMLIDLERNDLGRVCVPGTVEVNELMVVESYAHVHHIVSNVRGRLRDDVTPGEVIAATFPGGTITGCPKVRCMEIIAALEDAPRGAYTGALGYLDRNGDLDLNILIRTFTLAGSDVTLRAGAGIVADSVAEKELDETRAKARGLLRALGVQG; the protein is encoded by the coding sequence GTGACCTTGTTTCATCGACGTACCCTGCACGGCCGGCGCGATCTGCTCGCGCCGGCCGCTGCATTTCCGGAGCGCTATCCGGGCCTGCTGCAGAGCGTGACGCATGGCACGCCGCAGTCGCGCTACGACATCCTTTTTGCGTTTCCGCAGGAAACCCTGGCCTTGCTGGCCGATGGCCGGCTCGTCGACGGACAGGGACATCCGCGGGAAGGCCGTTTTCTCGACGCGCTCGACGACGCGTGGCGTGCGGAGCGTCTGCCGCGTGAGGCGTCCATCGACCTACCGTTCCATGGCGGATGGCTGCTGCTGCTGGCCTATGAGCTCGTCGGCGAGATAGAGAGCCGCCTGCGACTGCGTTCGTCCGACGTGTTGCCAACCGCCATGGCCTTGCGTTGCCCGGCGGCGGTGATCGTCGATCACGCGCGCGGTTGTACGGTATTGGTGGCCGAAGAGGGCAGCCAGTCGCTGCTCGACGTCATGGAGGCAGATCTCGCCGCTTCCGTTGACGTGCCTGCGCTGCCAGCGCCGGACGCGTGCGAAGAAGACACGCCGACCTTGTTCCTTGATGGTGTCGCCCGTATTCACGAGCACCTGCACGCGGGCGACATCTTTCAGGTCAATCTGTCGCGTGCATGGCGTGCGCACTACGCGACGCCGCCGACGCCCGCGCAGTTGTACCAGTCGTTGCGGCAAGCCAATCCTGCCCCCTTTGCCGGTTTGTTCCAACAGCCAAACTGGGCGGTCGTGAGTTCGTCGCCGGAACGCCTGGTGGAAGTACGCAACGGCCTGGCGCAGACGCGCCCGATCGCGGGCACGCGTCCGCGCACACCGGGTGATGACGACGTGGAGCGCATCCGTGAACTCAGCACGCATCCGAAGGAGCGCGCGGAGCACGTCATGCTGATCGATCTCGAGCGCAACGACCTGGGTCGCGTCTGCGTGCCGGGAACGGTCGAGGTCAACGAGCTGATGGTGGTGGAAAGCTACGCGCACGTGCATCACATCGTGTCGAACGTGCGTGGCCGCCTGCGCGACGATGTGACGCCGGGCGAGGTCATCGCGGCCACGTTCCCCGGCGGCACCATCACCGGCTGTCCCAAGGTGCGCTGCATGGAGATCATCGCGGCGCTGGAGGATGCGCCGCGCGGCGCCTATACCGGCGCGTTGGGTTATCTCGACCGCAATGGCGATCTGGATCTGAACATCCTCATTCGCACCTTCACCCTGGCGGGCTCTGACGTCACCTTGCGCGCGGGTGCTGGCATCGTGGCCGACTCGGTGGCGGAGAAAGAGCTGGACGAGACGCGCGCCAAGGCGCGGGGTCTGCTTCGCGCGCTGGGAGTGCAGGGCTGA
- the fabF gene encoding beta-ketoacyl-ACP synthase II, producing the protein MSKRRVVVTGLGIISPVGNDIATAWDNILKGVSGIGAVTHFDATAYATRIAGQVRDFDPAQWIAPKEIKKMDPFIHYGIAAGTQALRDSGLEVTEANAPRIGVAVAAGIGGLHTIEHTSIELHDKGPRRVSPFFVPSSIINMVSGHLSIMNGLKGPNIACVTACTTGTHNIGLAARMIQYGDADVMIAGGAEFATTGTAMAGFCSAKAMSTRNDEPTKASRPWDKDRDGFVLSDGAGVLVLEEYEHAKARGAKIYAELVGFGMSGDAFHITAPSEGGEGAARSMETALKDAGLNPTDVQYINAHGTSTPLGDLGEVLAAKRVFGDHAYKLAMSSTKSATGHLLGAAGGVEAIFTILALRDQVLPPTINLDEPGEGCDLDFVPHTAREAKFDVAISNSFGFGGTNGTLAFRRV; encoded by the coding sequence ATGAGCAAACGACGTGTGGTTGTAACCGGCCTCGGCATCATTTCGCCGGTCGGCAACGATATCGCGACCGCCTGGGACAACATCCTCAAGGGCGTGAGCGGCATTGGCGCGGTTACCCATTTCGACGCTACCGCCTATGCCACGCGCATCGCCGGTCAGGTCCGTGATTTCGACCCGGCGCAGTGGATTGCCCCGAAAGAGATCAAGAAGATGGATCCGTTCATCCACTACGGCATCGCCGCGGGCACGCAAGCCCTGCGCGACTCCGGCCTGGAAGTGACGGAAGCGAACGCGCCGCGCATCGGCGTGGCCGTGGCCGCCGGCATCGGTGGCCTGCACACCATCGAGCACACCTCGATCGAACTGCACGACAAGGGGCCGCGCCGCGTGTCGCCGTTCTTCGTGCCGTCGTCGATCATCAACATGGTGTCCGGCCACCTGTCGATCATGAATGGCCTGAAGGGCCCGAACATCGCGTGCGTGACCGCGTGCACCACCGGTACGCACAACATCGGCCTGGCCGCGCGCATGATCCAGTACGGCGATGCCGACGTCATGATCGCCGGCGGTGCCGAGTTCGCCACCACCGGCACGGCGATGGCGGGCTTTTGCTCGGCCAAGGCCATGTCCACCCGCAACGACGAGCCGACCAAGGCCAGCCGTCCGTGGGACAAGGACCGTGACGGTTTCGTGCTGTCTGACGGCGCCGGCGTGCTGGTGCTAGAAGAGTACGAACATGCCAAGGCCCGTGGCGCGAAGATCTACGCCGAGCTCGTTGGCTTCGGCATGAGCGGCGATGCGTTCCACATCACCGCGCCCAGCGAGGGTGGCGAGGGTGCGGCGCGCAGCATGGAAACCGCACTGAAGGACGCGGGCCTCAACCCGACCGACGTGCAGTACATCAACGCGCACGGCACCTCGACGCCGCTGGGCGACCTGGGTGAAGTGCTGGCCGCCAAGCGCGTGTTCGGCGACCACGCCTACAAGCTGGCCATGAGCTCGACCAAGTCGGCGACCGGTCATCTGCTCGGTGCGGCCGGTGGCGTGGAGGCGATCTTTACCATCCTGGCGCTGCGCGACCAGGTGCTGCCGCCCACCATCAACCTCGACGAGCCGGGCGAAGGCTGCGACCTCGACTTCGTGCCGCACACCGCGCGCGAGGCCAAGTTCGACGTGGCCATCTCCAACTCGTTCGGCTTCGGCGGCACCAACGGCACACTCGCCTTCCGTCGCGTGTGA
- the tmk gene encoding dTMP kinase, giving the protein MMRGKLITLEGGEGAGKSTLLAGLKQHLLAQGVDLVQTREPGGTPLGEAVRAIVLDPAHRDMGAESELLLMFASRAQLVRECIEPALAAGRWVLCDRFTDASYAYQGGGRGVPVERIALLEQWATHGLTPDLTLLLDLPVATGRARAAGRGEADRIEVEGDHFFERVRAAYRARAAAEPARFRVIDATLTPPEVLAAAIHATRHLFGAVA; this is encoded by the coding sequence ATGATGCGCGGCAAACTCATCACGCTCGAAGGCGGCGAAGGCGCCGGCAAGAGCACCTTGCTTGCCGGCCTGAAGCAGCATCTGCTGGCACAGGGCGTTGACCTCGTGCAGACGCGTGAGCCCGGCGGCACGCCGCTGGGTGAAGCGGTGCGGGCCATCGTGCTCGACCCTGCGCATCGGGACATGGGCGCCGAATCCGAACTGCTGCTGATGTTCGCCTCGCGCGCGCAGCTGGTGCGCGAGTGCATCGAACCCGCGCTTGCCGCGGGACGGTGGGTGCTGTGCGATCGCTTCACCGACGCGAGCTATGCGTATCAGGGTGGCGGTCGCGGCGTGCCGGTGGAGCGCATCGCCTTGCTGGAGCAGTGGGCGACGCATGGCCTGACGCCTGACCTCACCTTGCTGCTCGACCTGCCGGTGGCTACCGGGCGCGCACGCGCCGCGGGCCGTGGCGAGGCCGACCGCATCGAAGTGGAAGGCGATCACTTTTTCGAGCGCGTGCGTGCGGCGTATCGCGCGCGTGCGGCGGCTGAGCCGGCGCGCTTTCGCGTCATCGATGCCACGCTTACGCCCCCGGAAGTGCTCGCGGCTGCGATCCACGCCACCCGTCACTTGTTTGGAGCCGTGGCATGA
- the fabD gene encoding ACP S-malonyltransferase, translating to MTQTAANLAFVFPGQGSQSVGMLAELAAVHPEVKATFDEASQGAGVDLWALSQQGPEEDLNRTENTQPALLAGSVAVWRVWQKLGGAQPAQLSGHSLGEYSALVCAGALSLHDAAALVAERGRLMQAAVPPGVGAMAAILGGDDAQIAAVCEEVAQGQVVSPANFNSPGQLVIAGNAEAVDRALAKLAELGVKKAIKLAVSVPSHCALMREAADRLGERMASIPWALPSIPVVQNAEARSYGTLEDIRGALQRQLYLPVRWTECVQALVAGGATRMAEAGPGKVLAGLIKRIDKSVEARAIGTPAELDATRTEWA from the coding sequence ATGACCCAGACCGCCGCCAACCTCGCTTTCGTTTTCCCGGGCCAGGGTTCGCAATCCGTCGGCATGCTGGCCGAGCTGGCCGCTGTGCATCCGGAAGTGAAGGCCACCTTCGACGAGGCGTCGCAGGGCGCGGGCGTGGACCTGTGGGCGCTCAGCCAGCAGGGGCCGGAAGAAGATCTCAACCGCACGGAAAACACCCAGCCGGCCTTGCTGGCGGGCAGTGTGGCCGTGTGGCGCGTGTGGCAGAAGCTGGGTGGCGCGCAGCCGGCGCAGCTGTCCGGTCACAGCCTGGGTGAGTACAGCGCGCTGGTGTGCGCTGGTGCGCTGTCGCTGCATGATGCCGCCGCGCTGGTTGCCGAGCGTGGCCGCCTGATGCAGGCCGCCGTGCCGCCGGGCGTGGGTGCCATGGCCGCCATCCTGGGTGGTGACGATGCGCAGATTGCGGCCGTGTGTGAAGAAGTGGCGCAGGGGCAGGTGGTGTCGCCCGCCAACTTCAATTCGCCAGGCCAGCTCGTGATCGCGGGCAATGCCGAGGCGGTGGACCGCGCGCTGGCCAAACTGGCCGAGCTGGGTGTGAAGAAGGCCATCAAACTGGCCGTGTCCGTGCCGTCCCACTGTGCGCTGATGCGTGAGGCGGCGGATCGCCTGGGTGAGCGCATGGCGTCGATCCCGTGGGCGCTCCCGTCGATTCCGGTGGTGCAGAATGCCGAAGCGCGCAGCTACGGCACGCTGGAGGACATTCGCGGCGCGCTGCAGCGCCAGCTCTATCTGCCGGTGCGCTGGACGGAGTGCGTGCAGGCGTTGGTCGCAGGTGGTGCGACGCGCATGGCCGAAGCTGGTCCGGGCAAGGTGCTCGCTGGCCTGATCAAGCGCATCGACAAGAGCGTCGAGGCGCGCGCCATCGGTACGCCGGCCGAACTGGACGCCACTCGCACCGAGTGGGCGTGA
- the acpP gene encoding acyl carrier protein codes for MSTIEERVKKIVIEQLGVKEEEVTANASFVDDLGADSLDTVELVMALEEEFETEIPDEEAEKITTVQQAVDYIKAHTKE; via the coding sequence ATGAGCACCATCGAAGAGCGCGTCAAGAAAATCGTCATCGAGCAGCTGGGCGTGAAGGAAGAGGAAGTCACGGCGAACGCTTCGTTCGTGGACGATCTGGGCGCTGATTCGCTGGACACCGTTGAACTGGTGATGGCTCTCGAGGAAGAGTTCGAGACCGAGATTCCGGACGAAGAAGCCGAGAAGATCACCACGGTGCAGCAGGCTGTCGATTACATCAAGGCCCACACCAAGGAGTGA
- the mltG gene encoding endolytic transglycosylase MltG, translated as MSRDKMQGRAFWRVLIVLVLLAVAGGIVYGWMDYQRFVSTPLTVSAQAPSVDVAKGSNLRDVVGLLREQHATSTGPLYWRVLAEQLRVAGRLHAGEYALTAGMTPRDLLLNMAAGKVVQRNFTIVDGWNFRDLRQALAKADKLRQDGAALDDAALMAKIGAPGEMPEGRFLPETYAYVKGDSDLDVLRRAHAAMVKMLDTLWAQRDRDVPLATPYDALILASIVEKETGRADERTRIAGVFIRRLQTHMLLQTDPTVIYGMGEAYAGNIHKSDLTTDTPYNTYTRQGLPPTPIAMPGRPAIEAALHPASGTELYFVARGDGTHVFSSTLDEHNHNVACFQLKRCQP; from the coding sequence ATGAGTCGAGACAAGATGCAGGGGCGGGCCTTCTGGCGCGTGCTGATCGTGCTGGTGTTGCTGGCGGTGGCCGGCGGCATCGTCTACGGCTGGATGGATTACCAGCGTTTCGTCAGCACGCCGCTGACCGTATCGGCACAAGCGCCCAGCGTGGACGTGGCCAAGGGCAGCAATCTGCGTGATGTCGTTGGCCTGCTGCGCGAACAGCACGCGACCAGCACCGGGCCGCTGTACTGGCGCGTGCTGGCCGAGCAGCTGCGCGTTGCCGGTCGCCTGCATGCCGGCGAGTACGCACTGACCGCCGGCATGACGCCGCGCGACCTGCTGCTCAACATGGCGGCGGGCAAGGTGGTGCAACGTAACTTCACCATCGTGGACGGTTGGAACTTCCGCGACCTGCGCCAGGCGCTGGCCAAGGCGGACAAGCTGCGGCAGGACGGCGCCGCGCTGGACGATGCGGCACTGATGGCGAAGATCGGTGCACCGGGTGAAATGCCTGAAGGGCGTTTTCTTCCCGAGACCTATGCCTATGTGAAGGGTGATAGCGATCTGGACGTGCTGCGCCGCGCGCACGCCGCGATGGTGAAGATGCTTGACACGCTGTGGGCCCAGCGCGACAGGGACGTGCCGTTGGCGACGCCGTATGACGCGCTGATCCTTGCCTCCATCGTGGAAAAGGAAACCGGTCGCGCGGACGAGCGCACGCGTATTGCCGGCGTGTTCATTCGCCGCCTGCAGACCCACATGTTGCTGCAGACCGACCCCACCGTGATCTACGGCATGGGCGAAGCGTACGCGGGCAACATCCACAAGTCGGATCTCACCACCGACACGCCGTACAACACCTATACGCGCCAGGGTCTGCCGCCCACGCCGATCGCAATGCCGGGCAGGCCCGCCATCGAGGCGGCCCTGCATCCGGCGTCCGGCACGGAGTTGTATTTCGTGGCGCGCGGTGATGGCACGCATGTGTTCTCCAGCACACTGGACGAGCACAATCACAATGTCGCCTGCTTCCAATTGAAACGGTGCCAGCCATGA
- a CDS encoding PIG-L deacetylase family protein: protein MAPHPDDESIATGELIQQVRQAGGEVQIVLLTNGDNNPWPQRWVERRIRIGADERRRWGERRRAEVARALTQLGVDAQALQPQGWPDMGVTGLLCTALDASVAVIQERLDDFRPTLVALPSLGDRHPDHGAAHVLTRLAVAGREGAPPRMLSYLVHGHDMAGTGRVKLDSSVGLHANKMAALACHGSQMALSGKRMRRLADRAERYHWTRDASPVTESAVLPWRPSPLLQRWLRLTLVDGQGIREWSWRRAPLAMDGQGRYVLHGLDPSVAGPRFAKLHMNLPSPWIFDRWGWCELHGA, encoded by the coding sequence GTGGCCCCGCACCCCGACGACGAATCGATCGCCACCGGTGAGCTGATCCAGCAGGTGCGGCAAGCTGGCGGCGAGGTGCAGATCGTCCTGCTCACCAATGGCGACAACAACCCCTGGCCGCAGCGCTGGGTGGAGCGCCGCATCCGCATTGGCGCCGACGAGCGCCGGCGCTGGGGCGAGCGACGCCGGGCCGAGGTGGCCCGCGCCCTGACCCAGCTGGGCGTGGATGCGCAGGCCCTGCAGCCACAAGGGTGGCCTGACATGGGGGTGACCGGGCTGCTGTGTACGGCGCTGGATGCCAGCGTTGCCGTGATCCAGGAGCGCCTTGATGATTTCCGGCCGACCCTGGTGGCCTTGCCGTCACTGGGGGATCGCCATCCGGACCATGGCGCGGCCCACGTGCTGACCCGCCTGGCCGTGGCCGGTCGGGAAGGGGCGCCACCCAGGATGCTGTCCTACCTCGTGCATGGTCACGACATGGCCGGGACAGGCAGGGTGAAGCTGGACTCCTCGGTGGGCTTGCACGCCAACAAAATGGCCGCACTCGCCTGCCACGGCAGCCAGATGGCCCTCAGTGGCAAGCGCATGCGCCGCCTTGCCGACCGTGCCGAGCGCTACCACTGGACCCGGGATGCCTCGCCGGTCACGGAGTCGGCGGTGCTGCCGTGGCGCCCGTCGCCGCTGCTGCAGCGGTGGCTGCGTCTGACCCTGGTGGACGGGCAGGGTATTCGCGAGTGGTCCTGGCGCCGGGCGCCGCTGGCCATGGACGGGCAGGGGCGATACGTCCTGCACGGGCTGGACCCGTCGGTCGCCGGGCCGCGCTTCGCCAAGCTTCACATGAATCTTCCGTCGCCCTGGATCTTCGACCGATGGGGCTGGTGCGAGCTCCACGGGGCCTAG
- the holB gene encoding DNA polymerase III subunit delta', with amino-acid sequence MSAMPWHAEHWARLQARRARDAMPHALLLCGPAGLGKRDFMRRFAEGLLCQQTRDGEPCGQCRSCLLFAAGTHPDFAVLSFGLRKDGVQRSEIVVDQIREWSARLAMASQFGGWQIVCIDPADAMNAAAANALLKTLEEPSPQTLLLLVADAPWRLPQTIRSRCQRIEFHLPPREEALSWLQQRGVKDAAAALDAAGGNPGMASAWVEEGALARRQEVRKDLGALAAGRGEAMEVAKRWLDNEPQQRLWFAAQAAAEEMKGRAVSGQGPLSSQLDAEGLDLWYMAANRARDALRGPLRGDLLLLELLARWH; translated from the coding sequence ATGAGCGCCATGCCGTGGCACGCCGAGCACTGGGCGCGGCTGCAGGCGCGCCGCGCGCGTGACGCGATGCCCCATGCGCTGCTGCTGTGCGGCCCCGCGGGGCTGGGCAAGCGGGACTTCATGCGGCGTTTCGCCGAAGGCCTGCTGTGCCAGCAGACGCGGGATGGCGAGCCATGCGGCCAGTGCCGTAGCTGCCTGTTGTTCGCGGCGGGCACGCATCCGGATTTCGCCGTGCTGAGCTTCGGGCTGCGCAAGGACGGCGTGCAACGCAGCGAGATCGTGGTCGACCAGATCCGCGAATGGTCCGCGCGGCTGGCCATGGCCAGCCAGTTCGGCGGCTGGCAGATCGTGTGCATCGACCCGGCCGACGCCATGAACGCCGCGGCGGCCAATGCGCTGCTGAAGACGCTCGAGGAGCCGTCGCCGCAAACCCTGTTGCTGCTGGTGGCCGATGCGCCCTGGCGTTTGCCGCAGACCATCCGCAGCCGTTGCCAGCGCATCGAGTTCCATCTGCCGCCGCGCGAGGAAGCCTTGTCCTGGCTGCAGCAGCGTGGCGTCAAGGATGCCGCCGCCGCACTCGATGCCGCTGGCGGCAATCCGGGAATGGCGTCCGCCTGGGTGGAAGAGGGCGCACTCGCCCGCCGGCAGGAAGTGCGCAAGGATCTTGGCGCGCTGGCAGCTGGGCGTGGCGAGGCCATGGAAGTGGCCAAGCGCTGGCTCGACAACGAACCCCAGCAACGACTCTGGTTTGCCGCGCAGGCGGCTGCCGAGGAAATGAAGGGGCGCGCGGTGTCTGGGCAAGGGCCGCTGTCCAGCCAGCTCGATGCCGAGGGACTGGACCTGTGGTACATGGCCGCGAACCGTGCGCGGGACGCTTTGCGTGGTCCGCTGCGCGGCGACCTGTTGCTGTTGGAGTTGCTCGCCCGCTGGCATTGA
- a CDS encoding ArnT family glycosyltransferase → MTFSSQRHFAVWPWIALLLLLVMRLAWLNAYTLNSDEAQHAHVAWAWTQGLLPYRDVFDNHGPLFSWLHSPLLHWLDNRPDVLTWLRLAMQFWYVVALGATGWMARRLYGWRVAVVVVLVAGLFPRFFVVTGQFRTDDMWTAMWLLGLAFIAGAPPRAWRYFVAGLAFGCALSVSQKTLVLLATTLVAAGIVRLLRPVDAPRAGVRCWAAALLGLLVVPTIFVIWLAMQGVLDDAWYGLAGYNVGGAGKRHAAQQGLWFVLLAVGLIALCLHQVRQRSVRGFDWTVFFALQGGLFLFLIWFIWPLITKQDFLPVIPVLTMAAVGWMSTWQWLVARPRLQRALPVVVLALELATVLIYAPPWRDTLAGQRQELATVLHYTDETDTVMDPKGDSVFRTRPYYPVIESLAMRRLRRGQMADTIADDLVNRRTMLVILRRLPPSSARFVMLNYVNAGGDIWVAGRMLADQQASQTIEVNVPGDYAVTDGHQRLSGSLDGGPVADHWFLDRGTHHLVLGGGTPVALVWSQAFDRGWRPAPPVLGG, encoded by the coding sequence ATGACGTTTTCCTCCCAACGCCACTTCGCCGTCTGGCCGTGGATCGCCCTCCTGCTCCTGCTGGTCATGCGACTGGCATGGCTCAACGCGTACACGCTCAACTCGGACGAAGCGCAGCATGCGCACGTTGCCTGGGCGTGGACGCAAGGGCTGCTGCCTTACCGCGACGTGTTCGACAACCACGGCCCCTTGTTCAGCTGGCTTCATTCGCCGCTGCTGCATTGGCTGGACAACCGTCCCGACGTACTGACCTGGCTGCGTCTGGCCATGCAGTTCTGGTACGTCGTTGCGCTGGGTGCCACGGGGTGGATGGCCCGGCGCCTTTACGGTTGGCGCGTGGCGGTGGTGGTCGTGCTGGTGGCGGGGTTGTTCCCGCGCTTCTTCGTCGTCACCGGGCAGTTCCGCACCGACGACATGTGGACGGCGATGTGGTTGCTGGGGCTGGCCTTCATTGCCGGCGCGCCGCCGCGTGCGTGGCGTTACTTCGTCGCTGGGCTAGCCTTCGGCTGTGCCTTGTCCGTTTCGCAGAAAACCCTGGTGTTGCTGGCCACCACGCTGGTCGCCGCCGGCATCGTGCGCCTGCTGCGTCCGGTGGATGCACCGCGCGCCGGTGTCCGTTGCTGGGCGGCCGCCTTGCTCGGCTTGCTGGTGGTTCCGACGATCTTCGTCATCTGGCTGGCGATGCAGGGTGTGCTGGACGACGCCTGGTACGGGCTGGCCGGATACAACGTGGGCGGTGCCGGCAAGCGGCATGCGGCGCAGCAGGGCCTGTGGTTCGTGTTGCTGGCGGTGGGCCTGATTGCGCTTTGCCTTCACCAGGTGCGTCAGCGTTCCGTGCGTGGCTTCGACTGGACCGTGTTCTTCGCCCTGCAGGGCGGCTTGTTCCTGTTCCTGATCTGGTTCATCTGGCCACTGATCACCAAGCAGGATTTCCTGCCGGTGATTCCGGTGCTCACGATGGCGGCGGTCGGCTGGATGTCGACGTGGCAATGGCTGGTGGCTCGTCCGCGGCTGCAGCGGGCGTTGCCGGTGGTCGTGCTGGCGCTGGAGTTGGCGACCGTGCTGATCTACGCGCCGCCCTGGCGCGATACCCTCGCCGGACAGCGCCAAGAGCTGGCGACCGTGCTGCACTATACGGACGAGACGGACACCGTGATGGATCCGAAGGGCGACTCGGTTTTCCGCACGCGCCCCTACTATCCCGTGATTGAAAGTCTGGCCATGCGGCGACTGCGTCGTGGCCAGATGGCCGACACCATTGCCGATGACCTGGTCAACCGCCGGACCATGCTGGTGATCCTGCGTCGCCTGCCGCCGTCCAGTGCGCGCTTCGTGATGCTCAATTACGTGAATGCGGGCGGCGACATCTGGGTGGCGGGTCGTATGCTTGCCGACCAGCAGGCGAGCCAGACGATCGAAGTGAATGTGCCCGGAGACTATGCCGTGACCGACGGCCACCAGCGCCTCAGTGGCAGCCTGGACGGTGGCCCGGTGGCGGATCACTGGTTCCTTGACCGCGGCACCCATCATCTGGTGTTGGGTGGTGGTACGCCCGTGGCCTTGGTGTGGTCCCAGGCCTTCGACCGTGGCTGGCGTCCCGCGCCTCCTGTTCTAGGAGGCTGA
- the pabC gene encoding aminodeoxychorismate lyase, with protein sequence MAGRVLVNGEAATAVSVFDRGLSYGDGLFETIRFAHGAAPLWSRHMDRLRDGCRRLRLPTPDIAALQGEAMAMAAGMDHAVVRITLTRGLGERGYAPPASPVMTRIVAGFKAPLMGGDAYVAGVRVRWCDTALALQPLLAGLKHLNRLEQVLARAEWSDPAVAEGLMRDVDGRVISGTMTNLFAVLDGQLVTPALDRCGVAGVARAEVLVAMPEVRVRELRPEDLARADEVFLSSSVRGILPVQAVGDTVYGPGPVTRALQQHWRGLGFPMEQA encoded by the coding sequence ATGGCCGGCCGCGTGCTGGTCAATGGTGAAGCCGCGACTGCCGTTTCCGTTTTCGATCGTGGCCTGTCCTATGGGGATGGCCTGTTTGAAACCATTCGCTTTGCGCATGGCGCAGCGCCGCTGTGGTCGCGACACATGGATCGCCTGCGCGACGGTTGCCGCCGCTTGCGGCTGCCCACGCCGGATATCGCCGCGCTGCAGGGCGAGGCGATGGCGATGGCCGCCGGCATGGATCATGCGGTGGTGCGCATCACCCTTACGCGTGGCCTCGGCGAGCGGGGTTATGCGCCGCCGGCATCGCCGGTGATGACGCGGATCGTGGCTGGTTTCAAGGCGCCGCTGATGGGCGGCGATGCGTATGTGGCGGGCGTCCGCGTGCGTTGGTGCGACACGGCGTTGGCGCTGCAGCCATTGCTGGCGGGGCTGAAGCACCTCAACCGGCTGGAACAGGTGCTGGCCCGCGCCGAATGGTCCGATCCTGCCGTGGCGGAAGGCCTGATGCGTGATGTCGACGGCCGGGTGATTTCCGGCACCATGACCAACCTGTTCGCGGTGCTGGATGGTCAGCTCGTGACACCGGCGCTGGACCGCTGCGGGGTCGCCGGTGTGGCCAGGGCGGAAGTCCTGGTCGCCATGCCCGAGGTACGTGTCAGGGAGCTGCGACCGGAAGACCTTGCAAGGGCCGATGAGGTCTTCCTCAGTTCCAGCGTCCGGGGCATTCTGCCTGTTCAGGCCGTGGGCGATACCGTGTATGGTCCCGGCCCGGTGACCCGCGCCTTGCAGCAGCACTGGCGCGGCCTGGGATTTCCGATGGAGCAGGCATGA
- the fabG gene encoding 3-oxoacyl-ACP reductase FabG has translation MSKPLQGEIALVTGASRGIGAAIADELAAQGATVIGTATSESGAAAIGERLAANGGHGRVLNVTEGASIETLIDGITKEFGAVSILVNNAGITRDQLLMRMRDEDWQAILDTNLTSVYRASKAVMRGMMKARKGRIISIASVVGVTGNPGQANYAAAKAGIIAFSKSLAREIGSRGITVNVVAPGFIDTDMTRALPEDARQALLGQIALGHLGQASDIAKAVGFLASPAAAYITGETLHVNGGMYMP, from the coding sequence ATGAGCAAGCCTCTGCAAGGTGAAATCGCCCTCGTGACCGGCGCCAGTCGTGGCATCGGCGCAGCCATTGCCGATGAACTCGCAGCGCAGGGCGCCACCGTCATCGGTACGGCGACCAGCGAGAGCGGTGCGGCGGCGATCGGCGAGCGTCTCGCTGCGAACGGCGGTCATGGCCGTGTGCTCAATGTGACCGAGGGCGCCTCCATCGAGACGCTTATCGATGGCATCACCAAGGAATTCGGCGCCGTGTCGATCCTGGTCAACAACGCCGGCATCACGCGCGACCAGCTGCTGATGCGCATGCGCGACGAAGACTGGCAGGCCATCCTCGATACCAACCTCACCTCGGTGTATCGTGCCTCCAAGGCGGTGATGCGCGGCATGATGAAGGCGCGCAAGGGCCGCATCATTTCGATCGCATCCGTGGTGGGTGTCACCGGCAATCCGGGGCAGGCGAACTACGCCGCGGCCAAGGCCGGCATCATCGCGTTCTCCAAGTCGCTGGCGCGCGAAATCGGCTCGCGTGGCATCACGGTGAACGTGGTGGCGCCGGGCTTTATCGATACGGACATGACGCGCGCACTGCCCGAAGACGCTCGCCAGGCACTGCTCGGCCAGATCGCGCTGGGCCACCTGGGTCAGGCGTCCGATATCGCGAAGGCAGTTGGCTTCCTGGCGTCCCCGGCGGCGGCCTACATCACGGGCGAGACCCTGCATGTCAATGGCGGCATGTACATGCCGTAA